A genomic segment from Chlorogloeopsis sp. ULAP01 encodes:
- a CDS encoding succinylglutamate desuccinylase/aspartoacylase family protein, with protein sequence MIPIISTIPLRQMASGDRLSLQVYKFIGAQPGKKVYIQSNLHGAEIAGNAVIHQLIDFLLSINDSDLIGEILLVPVCNPMGTNERAHNFSPGRYCVYEFKDWNRIFWDYEKEADNLASFAKTQLHLDLEMVKQNYRALIQQKFAQLLEKINSPSSVLYTEKFRYQLQSLCLNSDYLIDLHSSTNQGLNYLYYFRDREASAKYFLLDLGIWLDEYDGDAFDEAFIKPWLALEECFKQLGREIQFDIEAWTLELGTGMQMIPNAVAKGLKGIKNYLLQKGVLKIADFNLDNTHSHTMNFKTRSKVTKYYAPVGGMIKSRVELGSEVKAGELIYQILSFNKEGKLPTVIDVCTQANGLVYDISINQSVNEGEFVIGVSS encoded by the coding sequence ATGATTCCTATTATTTCTACCATTCCTCTGCGTCAAATGGCTTCCGGCGATCGCTTGTCTCTGCAAGTATACAAATTTATTGGCGCACAGCCAGGCAAAAAGGTTTATATTCAATCTAATTTACACGGTGCAGAAATAGCTGGTAACGCAGTCATTCACCAGTTAATTGATTTTTTGCTGTCTATAAACGACTCTGATTTAATTGGGGAAATTTTGTTAGTTCCTGTTTGTAATCCAATGGGAACTAATGAACGCGCTCATAATTTTTCCCCTGGCAGATACTGTGTTTATGAATTCAAAGACTGGAACCGCATCTTTTGGGACTACGAAAAAGAAGCAGATAATTTAGCTAGCTTTGCTAAAACTCAACTTCATCTAGATTTAGAAATGGTAAAACAAAATTACCGAGCTTTAATTCAACAAAAATTTGCTCAACTCTTAGAAAAGATTAATTCTCCCAGTAGCGTACTCTATACTGAAAAATTCCGCTATCAACTCCAGTCTTTGTGTTTAAATTCCGACTATTTGATTGATTTACACAGTTCTACAAATCAAGGACTCAATTACCTCTATTACTTTCGCGATCGCGAAGCTAGTGCTAAATATTTTCTTCTAGATTTGGGGATTTGGCTGGATGAGTATGACGGTGATGCATTTGATGAGGCTTTTATCAAACCGTGGTTAGCACTTGAAGAGTGTTTTAAACAACTAGGCAGAGAAATTCAATTTGATATAGAAGCTTGGACGCTGGAACTAGGTACGGGTATGCAGATGATTCCTAATGCAGTTGCTAAAGGTTTAAAGGGAATAAAGAATTATTTATTACAGAAAGGAGTATTAAAAATTGCTGATTTTAATTTAGATAATACTCATTCTCATACCATGAATTTTAAAACTAGAAGTAAAGTCACAAAATATTATGCTCCTGTAGGGGGAATGATTAAATCAAGAGTTGAATTGGGAAGTGAAGTGAAAGCAGGAGAACTTATTTATCAAATTCTGAGTTTTAATAAAGAAGGTAAGTTACCAACAGTGATTGATGTTTGTACGCAAGCGAATGGATTAGTATATGATATTTCTATCAATCAATCTGTGAATGAGGGAGAGTTTGTAATCGGAGTAAGTAGTTAG
- a CDS encoding DUF99 family protein: MELEALLRNNRTIRAIGFDDAPFVRHCCHPVGVAGVVCANTRFEGMVWGEIQPDGWDATEILCQLLVDGKFLPQLHIVLLDGISLGGFNLINLPLLAKRLERPCIAVMQRQPNLNKIEKAIQKLPQPEQRLEILRQAGCIYEYPPFYFQVCGAEPQVSAQVLRRLTDCGYVPEALRLAHLIAAAVVKGESGRQA, from the coding sequence ATGGAACTAGAAGCTCTACTGCGAAATAATCGTACAATTCGCGCTATCGGTTTTGATGATGCTCCTTTTGTTCGCCATTGTTGTCATCCGGTTGGAGTTGCAGGAGTTGTCTGTGCTAATACTCGCTTTGAAGGAATGGTTTGGGGAGAAATTCAACCAGATGGCTGGGATGCTACAGAAATTCTTTGTCAATTGCTGGTGGATGGCAAATTTCTACCGCAGCTGCATATAGTGCTGCTAGATGGCATTTCTCTGGGTGGCTTTAATTTGATTAACTTGCCACTGTTAGCAAAACGACTGGAGCGTCCTTGTATTGCTGTGATGCAACGCCAACCAAACTTGAATAAAATTGAAAAGGCTATTCAAAAGCTACCGCAACCAGAACAACGATTAGAAATTCTACGCCAAGCTGGTTGCATCTATGAATATCCACCCTTTTATTTTCAGGTTTGTGGTGCCGAACCACAGGTAAGCGCCCAAGTGCTACGGCGTCTGACAGACTGCGGTTATGTACCAGAGGCGCTGCGTCTTGCTCACCTTATTGCTGCTGCTGTTGTCAAAGGAGAGAGTGGAAGACAAGCCTAA
- a CDS encoding alpha/beta hydrolase has product MITIFIPRPVIGAERLTLSYGLLQRSIPIDSLETYARTGKIDDELANYARYAPEEQLEQLREVLLTPIPLNAIQVSQFLYTPIGERLLEILAQVIQGETRSTGFYGIRAALILAAVDSENFNLLNILRKFPSSEISINLARSLQFAQSIQSFVNQTQQAIALINKQFNQQTATLLPQTNNVAKINLPQSRPFRGQKQTITLFDPSRNRTFPADIYLPTGSNRARVIVISHGLGSDRTSFAYLAEYLASYGFVVAVPEHPGSNTQQLQALLSGRSAQVTAPGEFIDRPLDVKYLLDELTRLSQINPAFKGRMNLQEVGVVGQSFGGYTALALAGAPINFEQLEKSCPAFQDTFNVSLLLQCLALELPQSRQYNLADPRIKAAIAINPVNSIVFGQQSLSQIKIPVMMISGSADTAAPALPEQIQPFRWLTTPNKYLALINNATHFSTIAESPNTAIPVPSQAIGPNPALARRYVEILSIGFFNSYIANQPNYLSYLSPDYINIISQPPLPLSLVRSLDFNSSSIFLEEFSNNNQQ; this is encoded by the coding sequence ATGATCACAATTTTCATTCCCCGCCCTGTTATCGGTGCAGAACGATTAACTCTGTCTTATGGACTTTTGCAGCGATCTATCCCGATTGATTCTCTGGAAACTTATGCTCGAACAGGCAAAATAGATGATGAATTGGCAAACTACGCTCGGTATGCACCCGAAGAACAATTAGAGCAACTGCGAGAAGTTTTACTTACTCCTATTCCTTTAAATGCTATACAGGTTTCTCAGTTTCTCTACACACCCATCGGAGAAAGACTATTAGAAATTCTGGCACAAGTTATTCAGGGAGAAACACGCTCCACTGGTTTTTATGGAATTCGCGCTGCACTAATTTTGGCAGCAGTAGACTCAGAAAACTTTAATTTATTGAATATACTGCGCAAATTTCCTTCCAGTGAAATTTCGATTAATTTAGCCCGCAGCTTACAGTTTGCTCAGTCAATTCAGAGTTTTGTAAACCAAACTCAACAAGCGATCGCACTCATTAACAAGCAATTCAATCAACAGACGGCAACTCTCCTTCCTCAAACAAACAACGTTGCCAAAATCAACTTACCACAATCTCGGCCTTTTCGAGGGCAAAAGCAAACCATCACACTTTTCGATCCATCGCGTAATCGTACCTTTCCTGCTGACATTTATCTACCAACTGGTTCCAATCGTGCGAGAGTAATAGTCATTTCTCATGGACTTGGTTCCGATCGCACAAGCTTTGCTTACCTAGCTGAATATTTGGCATCTTATGGTTTTGTTGTTGCAGTTCCTGAACATCCTGGTAGCAATACTCAACAGCTGCAAGCATTATTGTCAGGTAGATCTGCTCAAGTTACTGCGCCCGGCGAGTTTATTGACCGACCTTTAGATGTTAAATATTTATTAGATGAATTGACTCGCCTATCTCAAATTAACCCTGCCTTCAAAGGACGCATGAATTTGCAAGAGGTAGGCGTCGTTGGGCAATCCTTTGGAGGCTATACAGCTTTAGCATTAGCGGGCGCACCAATTAACTTTGAGCAACTAGAAAAAAGTTGCCCGGCTTTCCAAGACACATTCAATGTTTCGCTCCTGCTGCAATGCTTGGCTTTAGAATTACCACAATCTCGTCAATACAACCTTGCCGATCCACGCATCAAAGCAGCGATCGCCATTAATCCTGTCAATAGTATAGTTTTTGGGCAACAGAGCCTAAGTCAAATCAAAATCCCAGTTATGATGATCAGTGGCAGTGCCGATACAGCTGCTCCGGCTCTTCCGGAACAAATCCAACCTTTTAGGTGGCTTACAACCCCAAACAAGTATCTAGCATTGATTAATAATGCTACTCACTTTTCCACCATTGCAGAATCACCAAACACTGCCATACCTGTTCCCAGTCAAGCTATCGGTCCTAATCCTGCCTTAGCTCGTCGCTATGTCGAGATTTTGAGTATTGGCTTTTTCAACTCTTACATTGCTAATCAGCCGAATTATCTTTCCTATCTGAGTCCAGATTATATTAATATCATCAGTCAGCCACCATTGCCGCTTTCATTAGTGCGATCGCTTGACTTTAACAGCAGTAGTATTTTCCTAGAAGAGTTTAGTAATAATAACCAACAGTAG
- a CDS encoding protein kinase translates to MSLCINPRCPDSQNPDNILFCQTCGSELLLQSRYRVVNGLGGGGFGVTFAVKDLRSNAPKALKVLTQSEPRAIELFQQEAQVLAQLNHPGIPQVEPDSYFVYFPRDSQQSLHCLVMEKIEGLDLYEYMKQRDFRPIDQNSAVQWLTEIVTILQQVHSQNFFHRDIKPPNIMLRATGQLVLIDFGTARAVTQTYWFAQAQGNVTGIISAGYTPPEQFNHQAVPQSDFFALGRTFIFLLTGKEPTDPAIYDSYTAEIRWRNYAGEILPQLADLIDWMMAHSPSQRPANTQIILQRLAEIDQILNTRQPRYTPPVFAAPSVPATKQVSQSPPAVTQPAKIGWGFLLKWILATTVGVVMGAVVGLVVGAAVGNVNAGNTVAAAIAGTFVGIMQWLVLRRQIYQAGWWVLATAVGFAVFGAVANALIGAVFGAVFNALIDAMAGAVLGIFVGIMQWLVLRRQIYQAGWWVLATAVGFAVFGAAFNTVTGAGAGAILGLITGLTLVKLLRNRFSKP, encoded by the coding sequence ATGAGCTTATGCATTAACCCTCGCTGCCCTGACTCTCAAAATCCTGACAACATTTTGTTTTGTCAAACTTGTGGTTCAGAATTACTACTACAAAGTCGCTATCGGGTAGTGAATGGACTGGGCGGTGGTGGTTTTGGGGTGACATTTGCGGTGAAAGATTTACGCAGCAACGCTCCTAAAGCCCTCAAAGTACTGACTCAATCCGAACCCAGGGCGATTGAATTATTTCAACAAGAAGCACAAGTTCTCGCTCAATTAAATCATCCTGGTATTCCCCAAGTTGAACCAGACAGCTATTTTGTATATTTTCCTAGAGATAGCCAACAGTCGCTACACTGTTTGGTGATGGAAAAAATAGAAGGATTGGACTTGTATGAATACATGAAACAGCGAGACTTTCGCCCCATAGATCAAAATTCAGCAGTGCAATGGTTGACTGAAATAGTCACAATTCTGCAACAAGTCCACAGCCAAAACTTTTTTCATAGAGATATCAAGCCACCCAATATCATGCTCAGAGCGACTGGGCAGTTGGTACTGATTGACTTTGGCACAGCACGAGCAGTTACACAAACCTACTGGTTTGCCCAGGCTCAAGGCAATGTTACAGGTATTATTTCCGCAGGCTACACCCCTCCCGAACAGTTCAACCATCAAGCTGTACCACAGTCCGATTTTTTTGCCTTGGGACGCACATTTATATTTTTACTAACAGGCAAAGAACCAACCGATCCAGCAATTTACGATTCTTACACAGCAGAGATTCGTTGGCGTAACTATGCAGGTGAAATCTTACCACAGCTTGCAGATTTGATTGATTGGATGATGGCGCATTCACCCAGTCAGCGCCCGGCTAATACTCAAATAATTTTACAAAGACTGGCGGAGATTGACCAAATTTTGAATACACGTCAGCCTCGTTATACTCCTCCAGTGTTTGCTGCTCCATCAGTTCCAGCGACAAAGCAAGTAAGCCAATCTCCTCCAGCAGTAACCCAACCTGCAAAAATTGGATGGGGTTTTTTATTAAAGTGGATACTTGCAACTACTGTAGGCGTTGTTATGGGTGCTGTGGTGGGATTAGTTGTAGGCGCTGCTGTGGGTAATGTGAATGCAGGCAATACTGTGGCTGCTGCTATAGCGGGGACTTTCGTCGGAATAATGCAATGGCTGGTGCTGAGACGACAAATTTATCAGGCTGGTTGGTGGGTATTGGCAACTGCTGTGGGCTTTGCTGTGTTTGGTGCTGTAGCTAATGCTCTGATTGGTGCTGTGTTTGGTGCTGTATTTAATGCTCTGATTGATGCAATGGCTGGTGCTGTATTAGGGATTTTTGTCGGAATAATGCAATGGTTGGTACTGAGACGACAAATTTATCAGGCTGGTTGGTGGGTATTAGCAACTGCTGTGGGCTTTGCTGTGTTTGGTGCTGCGTTTAATACTGTGACTGGTGCCGGTGCTGGTGCTATCCTTGGACTAATTACAGGACTTACGTTAGTTAAGCTCTTACGAAATCGATTTTCAAAACCATAA
- a CDS encoding IscS subfamily cysteine desulfurase, translating to MSNRPIYLDNHATTPLDERVLAAMLPYFTEHFGNPSSIGHVYGWEAEAAIKKSREILAEVINATPEEIVFTSGATEANNLAIKGVAEAYFQKGQHIITVATEHNAVLDPCKYLQTLGFEITILPVQQDGLINLSELEKALRPDTILVSVMAANNEIGVLQPLAEIGAICRERDVIFHSDAAQAIAKIPLDVQVMKIDLMSLTAHKLYGPKGVGALYVRRRNPRVQIAPQQHGGGHERGMRSGTLYTPQIVGFGKAVEIALKEQATETQRLTQLRQSLWEELSQLEGIHLNGHPTQRLAGNLNISVEGVDGAALLLGLQPVMAVSSGAACSSATTAPSHVLTALGHSEKLAYASIRFGIGRFNTTEEIERVAQHTIATIGSLRKQAMMV from the coding sequence ATGTCTAATCGTCCCATTTACCTCGATAACCATGCCACCACACCTTTAGATGAACGGGTATTGGCAGCAATGTTACCCTACTTTACCGAACACTTTGGTAATCCTTCCAGTATCGGTCATGTTTACGGTTGGGAAGCAGAAGCTGCTATTAAAAAATCGCGGGAAATTTTAGCTGAAGTGATTAACGCCACACCAGAAGAAATCGTCTTTACTAGTGGTGCCACAGAAGCTAATAATTTGGCTATCAAAGGAGTTGCAGAAGCCTATTTCCAAAAAGGGCAGCATATTATTACTGTTGCTACTGAACATAACGCTGTTCTCGATCCTTGCAAATATCTGCAAACTCTAGGTTTTGAAATTACTATTCTCCCAGTTCAACAAGATGGACTCATAAATTTAAGCGAGTTAGAAAAGGCCTTGCGCCCCGATACTATTTTGGTTTCAGTGATGGCAGCAAATAACGAAATTGGCGTATTGCAGCCATTAGCAGAAATTGGTGCTATCTGTCGGGAGCGTGATGTAATTTTTCACAGTGACGCTGCACAGGCGATCGCCAAAATTCCGTTAGATGTGCAGGTAATGAAAATTGACTTGATGTCATTAACAGCACATAAATTATACGGCCCCAAAGGTGTTGGTGCGCTATACGTCCGTCGCCGCAACCCAAGAGTGCAAATAGCTCCTCAGCAGCACGGAGGCGGGCATGAGCGGGGAATGCGTTCTGGTACCTTGTACACACCGCAAATTGTCGGATTTGGGAAAGCAGTGGAAATCGCTCTAAAAGAACAAGCCACAGAAACTCAACGCCTTACTCAACTGCGGCAAAGTTTATGGGAGGAGCTTTCTCAGTTAGAGGGAATTCATCTCAACGGACACCCCACCCAGCGCCTGGCGGGAAATTTAAATATTAGTGTTGAGGGAGTAGACGGGGCAGCACTTTTGTTAGGATTGCAACCAGTAATGGCTGTATCTTCTGGTGCTGCTTGCTCCTCGGCAACTACTGCACCATCCCACGTCCTCACAGCACTAGGACATTCAGAAAAGTTAGCTTATGCGTCAATACGGTTTGGCATTGGACGATTTAATACAACTGAGGAGATTGAGCGCGTCGCCCAACACACCATTGCTACAATTGGAAGTCTACGGAAGCAGGCAATGATGGTTTAA
- a CDS encoding low molecular weight phosphatase family protein has protein sequence MKKILFLCTGNYYRSRFAEHLFNCLALKHGLKWQAISRGLALERGVNNIGAISRYTIEALKKWGVTLLESERLPLQALEEDFQTVDLIIALDELEHQPLILERFPQWLDAVEYWLIHDTDKTSAQEALGKLEKHLLLLIEKLVQT, from the coding sequence ATGAAAAAAATCTTGTTCCTGTGTACGGGTAATTATTACCGCAGTCGTTTTGCCGAACATCTGTTTAATTGCTTGGCTCTAAAGCACGGATTAAAATGGCAAGCTATCTCACGCGGTTTAGCACTGGAGAGAGGTGTAAACAATATCGGGGCAATTTCCCGATACACGATTGAGGCTTTAAAGAAGTGGGGAGTAACTTTACTAGAAAGCGAACGTTTGCCCTTGCAAGCTCTAGAAGAAGATTTTCAAACTGTGGATTTGATAATTGCCCTAGATGAGTTGGAACATCAACCTCTGATTTTAGAACGTTTTCCTCAATGGTTAGATGCTGTCGAATATTGGTTGATCCACGATACTGATAAAACTTCAGCACAAGAAGCTTTGGGAAAATTGGAGAAACATCTGCTGTTATTAATTGAAAAATTGGTACAAACTTAA
- a CDS encoding S41 family peptidase: MKKLRLSGLLKLAVVMLMSCSVLLLFWLSSPLPQLLAKPETKIFEQVWQTVNENFYDPNFNGVNWKAMREKYQPQVAQTKSKAEFAIAINQMLSELQSSHIRYYTQDEPAYYQLLGIFVPRSTELQKQLKKYFPKGKIEYTDIGIFTKNINNKTFISAILDGSPAAKADLKVGDQIISVDGRSYQPIQSFAGKAGEKVKLLIQRSPDRNSQKEIAIMPKMLDASTMFIEAHRASTQIIQRQGKKIGYIHIWSHAANEDQQQLQEEMIYGRLKDADALVLDFRDGWGGGDVDSLNIFTAKEGPSVTSISRKGRKYTYVSQWKKPVAMVINEGSRSSKEIYAYGFQQHKIGSVIGSKTAGAVVAGRPFFMPDGSLLYVAVADVFVNGNERLEGKGVTPDINVAFPLEYAQGADPQKERAIETVLAALK; this comes from the coding sequence ATGAAAAAACTTAGACTGTCTGGGTTGCTGAAGCTAGCTGTAGTCATGCTGATGAGTTGCTCAGTATTACTGCTTTTTTGGTTAAGCTCACCATTGCCTCAGTTATTAGCAAAACCTGAGACTAAAATTTTTGAACAAGTCTGGCAAACCGTTAATGAAAATTTTTACGATCCAAATTTTAATGGAGTGAACTGGAAAGCTATGCGGGAAAAATATCAGCCCCAAGTAGCACAAACCAAGTCTAAAGCAGAATTTGCGATCGCCATCAACCAAATGCTTTCCGAATTGCAAAGTTCTCACATCCGCTATTACACTCAAGATGAGCCAGCATATTACCAGCTTTTAGGCATTTTTGTACCGAGAAGTACAGAGTTACAAAAGCAGTTAAAAAAATACTTTCCCAAAGGCAAGATTGAATACACTGATATAGGTATATTCACCAAAAACATTAATAACAAAACCTTTATCAGCGCTATCCTTGATGGTAGCCCGGCTGCAAAAGCAGATTTAAAAGTAGGCGATCAAATTATTAGTGTCGATGGACGTTCGTATCAACCAATACAATCATTTGCGGGAAAAGCAGGTGAGAAAGTCAAACTGTTGATTCAGCGATCGCCCGATCGCAACAGTCAAAAAGAAATAGCGATCATGCCAAAGATGTTAGACGCCAGCACCATGTTTATCGAGGCACACCGAGCTAGTACCCAAATTATTCAACGGCAAGGAAAGAAAATAGGCTACATTCATATCTGGTCACATGCTGCTAACGAAGATCAACAGCAGCTGCAAGAAGAAATGATTTACGGACGCCTCAAAGATGCAGATGCATTAGTTCTGGATTTTAGAGACGGATGGGGTGGAGGAGATGTTGATTCTCTAAATATCTTTACAGCAAAAGAAGGGCCAAGTGTTACCAGTATTTCTCGTAAGGGGAGGAAATATACTTATGTGAGTCAGTGGAAAAAGCCAGTGGCTATGGTGATCAACGAAGGCAGCAGAAGTAGCAAAGAAATTTATGCTTATGGTTTTCAGCAGCATAAAATTGGTTCTGTAATTGGTTCCAAAACAGCAGGAGCAGTAGTTGCCGGGCGTCCTTTTTTTATGCCAGATGGTAGTCTACTTTATGTAGCGGTTGCAGATGTATTTGTCAATGGCAACGAAAGATTAGAAGGCAAAGGCGTCACACCAGACATTAACGTAGCCTTTCCCTTAGAATATGCTCAAGGTGCAGATCCACAAAAAGAGCGAGCTATAGAAACTGTACTTGCAGCACTCAAATAA